From one Dermatophagoides farinae isolate YC_2012a chromosome 5, ASM2471394v1, whole genome shotgun sequence genomic stretch:
- the LOC124493187 gene encoding uncharacterized protein LOC124493187: protein MMMMMMMSMSMMTITSLSSLLLIISMVDLLLIHQISSSSSFSSSTMATNTNILFECLQFSPSSTNGSCGQSIPMNRWIIHKTDDLIDVMSHDPDNLIEYVLFLEDEQAQYRLYWPQYVNNGLNANANVFCLHFDYIQSNQCNFNGYHCLINATFTDERININPNITFEYIDSNGWLQMFMQFDLTHQSYIDRPLLTINGQIYRQKSTENIENILKLNTGAYFAIKMIKVLDGKCPQRIDPRKSFWISIMVIFSIMTLSPFIYLIMQKIMEEFRKRNPSSSSNKLNVCYTKKPSHSGIL, encoded by the exons atgatgatgatgatgatgatgtcgatgtcgatgatgactattacatcattatcatcattattattaattatatctatggttgatttgttgttgattcatcaaatctcatcatcatcatcattctcatcatcaacaatggcaacaaatacgaatattttatttgaatgtttacaattttcaccatcatcaacaaacggTTCTTGTGGCCAATCAATACCAATGAATCGTTGGATTATACATAAAACTGATGATCTAATAGATGTTATGTCTCATGATCCAGATAATCTTATTGAATATGTATTATTTCTTGAAGATGAACAAGCTCAATATCGTCTTTATTGGCCACAATATGTAAATAATGGATTGAATGCTAATGCCAATGTATTTTgtcttcattttgattatattcaatcaaatcaatgtaACTTTAATGGTTATCATTGTTTAATTAATGCAACATTCACTGATGAACGTATCAATATAAATCCAAATATTActtttgaatatattgattcaaatggtTGGCTACAAATGTTCATGCAATTTGATTTAACACATCAATCGTATATTGATAGGCCATTATTGACCATTAATGGTCAAATTTATCGACAAAAATCTACGGAAAATATagaaaacattttgaaattaaatacAGGTGCATATTTTGCtattaaaatgattaaaGTTCTTGATGGCAAATGTCCACAACGTATTGATCCAAGAA AAAGTTTTTGGATAAGTATAATGGTCATATTCAGTATCATGACGTTATCACCATTCATCTATTTAATTAtgcaaaaaataatggaagAATTTCGTAAACgtaatccatcatcatcatcaaacaagtTAAATGTATGttacacaaaaaaaccatcacATAGCGGCATCTTGTGA